One Campylobacter sp. MIT 12-8780 DNA window includes the following coding sequences:
- the apt gene encoding adenine phosphoribosyltransferase, producing MTKLTQQEQEFLASKIRTIADYPKKGILFRDITTLLNNKDALFFLLDHLEARYKDKELDFIAGTESRGFIFAALLCAKLNLPFVPLRKPGKLPYKTFSCEYALEYGHDSIEIHQDAFGEVKDARVLLVDDLIATGGTALASYELIKKAKAQCVEACFLINLVSLGGAKKLEDFTSVYSVLEF from the coding sequence ATGACAAAACTTACCCAACAAGAGCAAGAATTTCTTGCTTCAAAGATCAGAACCATTGCGGATTATCCTAAAAAAGGCATACTTTTTAGAGATATTACCACCTTGCTTAACAACAAAGACGCTTTGTTTTTCTTGCTCGATCATTTAGAAGCTCGTTATAAAGACAAGGAGCTTGATTTTATCGCCGGCACTGAAAGCAGGGGCTTTATCTTCGCGGCTTTACTTTGCGCAAAGCTTAATTTACCCTTTGTGCCTCTTAGAAAACCGGGCAAACTTCCTTACAAAACCTTTAGCTGCGAATACGCTCTTGAATACGGACATGACAGCATAGAAATTCATCAAGATGCTTTTGGCGAGGTAAAAGATGCTAGAGTGCTTTTGGTTGATGATCTTATAGCTACAGGAGGCACAGCTCTTGCTTCTTATGAGCTGATAAAAAAGGCTAAGGCTCAATGTGTCGAGGCTTGTTTTTTAATCAACCTTGTTTCACTTGGTGGAGCAAAAAAGCTTGAGGATTTTACTTCAGTGTATAGTGTTTTGGAGTTTTAA
- the rpiB gene encoding ribose 5-phosphate isomerase B: MLKKHLYIASDHAGFELKKALCAFFEEQKFDFDDLGTYDETSCDYPDYAHLLASKIDENSFGILICGSGIGMSIAANKHKYIRCALCNDLTAARLAREHNNANVLALGARFVSVDRAKEIIKEFLNTEFEGGRHTQRVQKIEEKKCC; encoded by the coding sequence ATGCTAAAAAAACACCTTTATATCGCAAGCGATCATGCGGGTTTTGAGCTAAAAAAAGCTCTTTGTGCTTTCTTTGAGGAACAAAAATTTGATTTTGATGATCTTGGAACATACGATGAAACGAGCTGTGATTATCCAGATTATGCACATTTACTTGCTTCAAAGATCGATGAAAACAGCTTTGGCATACTTATTTGTGGTTCAGGTATTGGTATGAGTATAGCCGCAAACAAACACAAATATATCCGTTGCGCTTTGTGTAATGACTTAACAGCTGCTAGGCTTGCTAGAGAGCATAACAATGCAAATGTTCTCGCACTTGGGGCGCGTTTTGTGAGCGTTGATCGTGCAAAAGAGATCATAAAAGAATTTCTAAATACTGAATTTGAAGGTGGCAGACATACTCAAAGAGTGCAGAAAATCGAGGAAAAAAAATGTTGTTAG